Proteins co-encoded in one Microcebus murinus isolate Inina chromosome 5, M.murinus_Inina_mat1.0, whole genome shotgun sequence genomic window:
- the LOC105858076 gene encoding butyrophilin-like protein 1 has product MTGPEEGGIRVLCCSGGWFPKPRVQWRDTEGVTLPSLPESQTQDGDGLFRVEASLVVKDSSVGNVTCSIQNPLSGQEKVSAIFLPEPFFPSVSPWKAALAGALPVLGLLLTGLSCIGWREHQAKKREIKEKKKECHERDEMKNKKEMALKTKAKLKAELERRKALYHEDWKKALIYPDWRKEHFQPAVVTLNHEMFHQHNSDPERNENCREETQDLPLSNKQGDDNLITLDKKDFTSGKYYWEVDIGDTDEWTLGTYEHIDGNESSKEPPEIFRVLEKKGCEYRALAFCSQNIALEEPLPTEKCPQKIMIFLDYEDSNISFYDMADGSHIFSFTQARLSGSINPYFKRKAMELSHLHNIK; this is encoded by the exons ATGACAGGACCCGAGGAAGGTGGGATCAGAGTGCTGTGCTGCTCGGGTGGCTGGTTCCCCAAACCCAGGGTGCAGTGGAGGGACACAGAGGGAGTGACGCTGCCATCCCTCCCTGAGTCTCAGACCCAAGATGGAGATGGGCTCTTTCGTGTGGAGGCCTCTCTTGTGGTCAAGGACAGCTCCGTGGGCAACGTGACCTGCTCCATCCAGAACCCCCTCTCTGGCCAGGAGAAAGTGTCAGCCATCTTCCTCCCGG AGCCCTTCTTCCCCAGCGTGTCTCCATGGAAGGCAGCCCTGGCTGGGGCTCTCCCGGTGCTGGGGCTGCTCCTCACTGGGCTCAGCTGCATTGGCTGGAGAGAACACCAAgccaaaaagagagaaataaaggaaaagaaaaaagaatgtcatgaaagagatgaaatgaagaacaaaaaggaaatggcCCTGAAGACCAAAG CGAAACTCAAGGCAGAGCTTG AACGGCGGAAGGCGTTGTACCATGAAG atTGGAAGAAGGCCCTGATATATCCCG ACTGGAGGAAGGAACATTTCCAGCCCG ctGTTGTGACTCTAAATCATGAAATGTTTCACCAGCATAATTCTGACCCAGAGAGGAACGAGAACTGCAGAGAGGAAACACAGGATCTACCTCTCAGTAATAAGCAAGGAGATGACAACCTTATCACACTTGATAAGAAGGACTTCACATCGGGGAAATATTACTGGGAGGTGGACATCGGGGACACTGATGAGTGGACTCTAGGTACTTATGAGCACATAGATGGGAATGAATCGTCCAAAGAACCACCAGAGATATTCAGAGTCTTAGAGAAGAAGGGATGTGAATATAGGGCTCTCGCCTTTTGCTCCCAAAACATTGCCCTGGAAGAGCCTCTTCCAACAGAAAAGTGTCCACAGAAGATTATGATTTTCTTGGATTATGAGGACAGTAACATTTCTTTCTATGACATGGCTGATGGTTCCCACATCTTTTCCTTCACCCAGGCCAGACTCTCTGGATCAATCAACCCTTACTTCAAGCGTAAAGCCATGGAGCTCTCCCATCTGCACAATATTAAGTGA